Proteins encoded within one genomic window of Halodesulfurarchaeum formicicum:
- a CDS encoding Gfo/Idh/MocA family protein, producing MVPDLDVVAIEIDRLGPPLDRDNEDNVVMDLMIHDLDILLSLIDDDVTSLSAVAHDDRHATAQFKFENDSVATLTASRVTQQKIRQLSLTALSCRVNVDFISQSVEIHRRSFPEYVEADGDIRHRHESVVERPIVETGEPLKAELASFVEAAETGTEPVVTPEAALEVLALLQEIEADALEEPQTVAP from the coding sequence ATGGTACCCGATCTTGACGTCGTGGCCATCGAAATCGACCGTCTCGGCCCACCGCTGGACCGAGACAACGAGGACAACGTCGTGATGGACCTCATGATCCACGACCTCGACATCCTGTTATCGCTGATCGATGACGATGTCACGTCCCTCTCGGCGGTGGCCCACGACGACCGCCACGCAACCGCCCAGTTCAAGTTCGAGAACGACAGCGTGGCGACCCTGACGGCGAGCCGGGTGACCCAGCAGAAGATCCGTCAGCTCTCGCTGACGGCACTCTCCTGTCGGGTGAACGTCGACTTCATCAGCCAGTCGGTCGAAATTCACCGGCGGTCCTTCCCCGAATACGTCGAGGCCGACGGCGACATCCGACACCGTCACGAGAGCGTCGTCGAGCGACCCATCGTCGAGACCGGCGAGCCGCTAAAGGCCGAACTGGCGTCGTTCGTCGAGGCAGCCGAAACCGGCACCGAGCCGGTCGTCACGCCCGAAGCGGCCCTGGAGGTGCTGGCGCTGCTCCAGGAGATCGAGGCGGACGCACTGGAGGAACCCCAGACGGTGGCGCCATGA
- a CDS encoding polysaccharide deacetylase family protein, which yields MGSLVISVDAELGWGFCDYEEPPVSRVDAARTGWRVLLDILETHEVPATWAIVGHLFLNECDGLHAEHPSVEGWFERERGPWSGRPDLRFGTDLIGEVADGNAAHELACHSFSHVLFGAPETTREIARAELAAAVDAGRSIGVEFESFVFPRNSVGHRDLLAAFGFRSYRGAGTQSEGRFRRIVGKLLTMSGHSQLPLVTPTVDEYGLVDIPPSMYLFGFEDWPRRVTTALWDDPIVRMAKRGIDRASREEGLFHLWLHPNNLQTDRDRRRIHRIVAYAAAQRDRSDLRIETMADVAARVDNRDRPGGDSERVRPRNVTFGR from the coding sequence ATGGGATCGCTGGTAATCTCGGTGGATGCCGAACTGGGATGGGGGTTTTGCGACTACGAGGAGCCCCCAGTGTCGCGAGTGGACGCCGCCCGGACCGGCTGGCGGGTACTGCTTGACATCCTCGAGACACACGAGGTGCCGGCGACATGGGCCATCGTTGGACACCTCTTCCTGAACGAATGTGACGGCTTGCACGCCGAGCACCCGTCCGTCGAGGGCTGGTTCGAACGCGAACGGGGTCCCTGGAGTGGCCGGCCGGACCTTCGGTTCGGGACCGACCTCATCGGGGAGGTGGCCGACGGGAACGCTGCGCACGAACTTGCGTGTCACTCCTTTTCACACGTGCTGTTCGGCGCGCCCGAGACGACCCGTGAAATCGCGCGGGCGGAACTCGCGGCCGCAGTCGACGCCGGTCGCTCGATCGGCGTGGAGTTCGAGTCCTTCGTATTTCCTCGCAACTCGGTCGGCCACCGGGACCTCCTGGCGGCGTTCGGCTTCCGCAGTTATCGAGGGGCCGGAACCCAGTCGGAAGGACGCTTCCGGCGAATTGTCGGGAAACTGTTGACGATGAGTGGCCACAGCCAACTCCCGCTGGTGACCCCAACTGTCGACGAGTACGGCCTGGTGGACATCCCGCCCTCGATGTACCTCTTCGGGTTCGAGGATTGGCCGCGGCGTGTCACGACGGCACTGTGGGACGACCCGATCGTCCGGATGGCAAAACGGGGGATCGACCGCGCGTCCCGCGAGGAGGGGCTCTTTCACCTGTGGCTGCACCCGAACAACCTGCAGACGGATCGCGACCGCAGGCGCATTCATCGGATCGTCGCCTACGCGGCCGCCCAGCGTGATCGGTCCGACCTGCGGATCGAGACGATGGCCGACGTGGCCGCCCGCGTCGACAACCGGGACCGACCTGGTGGCGATAGCGAACGCGTTCGGCCACGCAACGTCACCTTCGGCCGATGA
- a CDS encoding carboxylate--amine ligase, with translation MTGHESKGAAVVPAVGTPGSVTAIRSLGRHGVHTVAVSEKQSPPSFSSRYCDETAVVPSPTEDLDGYADALLELAAHDAVEAVIPVREEDIYVLAKHREAFAEHIGTPWPSFDKLQDVHDRHRLFAAAERAGVPAPDTKPLDEVENWDRNRIVKGRYAFLTADTVDGVPPGQSVAPPKTVFLEPGVEPDIEGLIESMGHVPIAQAYVDGPEYCFRGLYRDGEPVVTSQKRLHRGYKYARGPSIYHEAVDNPKLAATGRALLAELDWEGLASAGFIQNDDGEFELLEINPRIPASVPVDVHAGVDYPVRYWELARDPTVNRPTDYRPGTTSHLLRGELVYLHSIIREDYPLAERPSLPGEVWNVASSLISEPRFDLLSLDDPGPFVRDTLNAVQGVVGRN, from the coding sequence ATGACCGGACACGAATCCAAAGGAGCAGCTGTCGTCCCGGCAGTTGGGACACCCGGCTCCGTCACCGCCATCCGCTCTTTGGGCCGTCACGGTGTCCACACCGTTGCCGTCTCCGAGAAGCAATCACCCCCGTCGTTCAGTTCGCGGTACTGCGATGAAACGGCAGTAGTGCCCTCTCCGACCGAGGACCTCGATGGCTATGCGGACGCGCTGCTCGAGCTTGCAGCCCACGATGCCGTCGAAGCGGTCATCCCGGTTCGGGAAGAAGACATCTACGTCCTCGCAAAGCATCGCGAGGCCTTCGCCGAACACATCGGGACGCCCTGGCCCTCCTTCGACAAATTACAGGACGTTCACGACCGCCACCGACTGTTCGCCGCCGCCGAGCGGGCCGGCGTCCCGGCCCCCGACACCAAACCGCTCGACGAGGTCGAAAACTGGGACCGCAACCGCATCGTCAAGGGACGGTACGCCTTCCTCACGGCCGACACCGTCGACGGGGTCCCCCCGGGCCAGTCCGTGGCACCGCCGAAAACGGTCTTCCTGGAGCCGGGGGTCGAACCTGACATCGAGGGCCTGATCGAGTCGATGGGGCACGTGCCGATCGCACAGGCCTACGTCGACGGGCCCGAGTACTGCTTCCGCGGCCTCTACCGAGACGGCGAACCGGTGGTCACGTCCCAGAAGCGACTCCACCGGGGGTACAAGTACGCCCGCGGGCCGAGCATCTACCACGAGGCAGTCGACAACCCGAAATTAGCGGCGACGGGGCGGGCGCTGCTCGCGGAACTCGACTGGGAGGGGCTTGCTTCCGCCGGGTTCATCCAGAACGACGACGGCGAATTCGAGCTCCTGGAGATTAACCCCCGAATTCCGGCGAGCGTCCCAGTCGATGTCCACGCGGGAGTCGACTACCCCGTCCGCTACTGGGAACTCGCCCGGGACCCCACCGTGAACCGACCCACGGACTACCGACCGGGAACAACGAGTCACCTGCTCCGCGGGGAACTGGTCTACTTACACAGCATCATCCGGGAGGATTACCCGCTCGCTGAGCGCCCCTCACTTCCGGGCGAGGTGTGGAACGTCGCATCCTCGCTCATCTCAGAGCCCCGGTTCGACCTGCTCAGCCTGGACGATCCCGGGCCGTTCGTCCGCGATACCTTGAACGCGGTACAGGGCGTCGTGGGGCGGAACTGA
- a CDS encoding DegT/DnrJ/EryC1/StrS family aminotransferase, whose product MQRESTGPADRRRRSRRMRLVPPAVTPLRASDIGAGLLGQFRNEGRGQFRRTIETSLDAEGSGTYTSFRRALAACLQELARQEDDRETVLVPAFCSSDFVDAIEGVGLEAVRYDIDPETLAADEDSVAAELRSDPLALVAVNVLGYGSPIAELAEQCGTHNTFLVEALGYALGTEYDQERLGTFGDCAVLNFQQGKPIPVGGGMVVNQNPALSFSDADRPAVDVNVGALAGYTVFSRPRAYYVYSRLRTLLDAAGLSAPATTHPEQKFDVAYGDQFATLSNFQGTVGHRVFERLDNHRTQRERTARFYATELSDVGGIRHLTPVEGLTLLQYVRYPIRLESESLRDRIKASLVDAGIQATTLYDWPILDPEAFPGAAALQRAILTLPTHPYVDEQDRQQIVAIIRAEVAAHQKSS is encoded by the coding sequence ATGCAACGTGAGTCCACCGGGCCGGCCGACCGACGGCGCCGGTCACGGCGGATGCGACTGGTCCCTCCTGCAGTCACGCCGCTGCGAGCCTCGGACATCGGTGCCGGACTCCTCGGACAGTTCCGGAACGAGGGACGCGGCCAGTTCCGTCGGACGATCGAAACGTCCCTCGACGCCGAGGGCAGCGGGACCTACACCTCGTTCCGACGCGCACTTGCTGCCTGCCTCCAGGAGTTGGCCCGGCAGGAAGACGACCGGGAAACGGTGCTGGTGCCGGCCTTTTGCAGCTCCGACTTCGTCGACGCCATCGAGGGAGTCGGGCTGGAGGCGGTCCGGTACGACATCGACCCGGAGACGCTGGCCGCCGACGAGGACTCGGTCGCGGCCGAACTCCGATCGGACCCGCTGGCCCTCGTCGCCGTCAACGTCCTGGGCTATGGGTCACCGATAGCCGAACTTGCCGAGCAGTGTGGGACCCACAACACGTTTCTCGTCGAGGCGCTCGGCTACGCGCTGGGGACGGAGTACGACCAGGAGCGCCTCGGCACGTTCGGCGATTGTGCGGTGCTGAACTTCCAGCAGGGGAAACCGATCCCGGTGGGCGGCGGAATGGTCGTCAACCAGAACCCCGCACTTTCCTTTAGCGACGCCGACCGCCCCGCGGTCGACGTGAACGTCGGGGCACTCGCCGGTTACACGGTGTTCTCGCGGCCGCGGGCCTACTACGTCTATTCACGACTCCGGACCCTGCTGGATGCGGCCGGGCTGTCAGCCCCAGCCACAACCCACCCGGAGCAGAAGTTCGACGTGGCGTACGGCGACCAGTTCGCGACGCTGTCGAACTTCCAGGGAACCGTCGGCCACCGGGTGTTCGAACGCCTTGATAACCACCGGACTCAACGGGAGCGAACGGCGCGGTTCTACGCCACCGAGCTATCGGACGTTGGCGGTATCAGGCACCTAACTCCCGTTGAGGGGCTCACATTGCTCCAGTACGTCCGGTATCCGATCCGGCTCGAGTCAGAGTCACTGCGGGACCGCATCAAGGCGTCGCTCGTCGACGCCGGCATCCAGGCGACAACGCTGTATGACTGGCCGATCCTCGACCCAGAGGCGTTTCCCGGCGCCGCGGCGCTCCAGCGTGCTATCCTCACGCTTCCGACCCACCCCTATGTCGACGAACAGGACCGCCAGCAGATCGTCGCCATCATTCGAGCGGAAGTGGCCGCCCATCAGAAATCGTCCTGA
- a CDS encoding right-handed parallel beta-helix repeat-containing protein, which yields MGNRNGPATEEESTGDDEKAIPITRRRLVQLAGLGVTGATAAAMSQGASAGSSPDRLEIISSGSERIDYSFTTTDSITPIENNSFVSAEAAEESVVENDDGTVTVTGRMDPGYGDTFEISGDVVAFRPQTGSYRLYLNGERISRSDLVTDRTRRLEITTPDDGSVEYAMTTSGEITKVFDNGPLSAEESNDTITENDDGTWTVTGLTGNGYGDTFEFAGEVLDFSPLTGEFALKVDGESVTPHELLGEKRVYDREHSYSFEGVGDDWADVYLEVEENGKLVASTLDGATIDSDYYWISDDGTKAAARVFPDDRDAFQFDNLVLDVTIDGTADAYVDGRQSKVSRYPQPGASGDDWKGGFFWQDEETTTDTTTDSTTDTTTDTTTDSTTDTTTDTTTDTTTETGTDGIGIGGGSGYENIVTREDADYVVQSANGIQDALASASSGDIVFVSGDAVIDTGGRSMDVPSGVTLASNRGLDGAPGALLRTDETPQIMLRPQANSRVTGLRLRGHSPDRTVTHRDGISFDTPTYAMRLEGGDVEVDNCKVWGWPDRAISVQEAGSHVHHNYIFDNNGQGLGYGVAANDECLIEYNYFHNNRHSVTCAYNAPGYTARYNHFSPVSVMHICDVHDPFQGDTTIESNVIENGESRTWDNPAAEGVAGYSGGFDGGSLTVMDNWFFDQSTAYFEDFGAVSDSGNVYGDEGAHDPADVIPNHPGLGDRPWL from the coding sequence ATGGGAAATCGTAATGGTCCCGCTACCGAGGAGGAGTCGACTGGCGATGACGAGAAAGCCATTCCTATCACTCGCCGCCGGCTCGTTCAGCTCGCCGGGCTCGGGGTTACTGGAGCCACAGCGGCCGCGATGTCACAAGGTGCGAGCGCGGGGTCGTCCCCTGACAGGCTCGAAATCATCTCGTCTGGGAGCGAACGGATCGATTACTCGTTCACGACCACGGACAGCATCACGCCGATCGAGAACAACAGTTTCGTGTCGGCGGAGGCGGCCGAGGAGTCGGTGGTCGAGAACGATGACGGAACCGTAACCGTGACCGGTCGGATGGACCCGGGGTACGGCGACACATTCGAGATTAGCGGCGACGTCGTCGCGTTCCGGCCACAGACGGGCAGTTATCGGCTCTATTTGAACGGGGAGCGCATCTCGCGGTCGGATCTGGTGACCGACCGGACCCGTCGTCTGGAGATCACGACCCCCGATGACGGCTCCGTCGAGTACGCGATGACCACGTCGGGCGAGATCACGAAAGTGTTCGACAACGGGCCCCTCTCCGCCGAGGAGAGTAACGACACCATTACGGAGAACGACGACGGCACCTGGACGGTGACCGGACTGACGGGCAACGGCTACGGCGACACGTTCGAGTTTGCGGGCGAGGTGCTTGATTTCTCGCCGCTCACCGGCGAGTTCGCCCTCAAAGTCGATGGCGAGTCGGTCACGCCCCACGAGCTACTGGGCGAAAAGCGTGTTTACGACCGCGAGCACAGCTATTCCTTCGAGGGCGTCGGCGACGATTGGGCTGACGTCTACCTCGAAGTCGAGGAGAACGGGAAGCTGGTTGCCTCGACGTTGGACGGGGCGACGATCGATTCCGATTACTACTGGATCAGTGACGACGGCACGAAGGCCGCGGCACGTGTCTTCCCCGATGATCGGGACGCATTCCAGTTCGACAACCTGGTACTCGACGTGACCATCGACGGGACGGCCGATGCGTACGTCGACGGCAGGCAGTCGAAAGTCTCCCGGTACCCCCAGCCGGGGGCGAGCGGTGACGACTGGAAAGGCGGTTTCTTCTGGCAGGACGAAGAGACGACGACTGATACGACGACTGATTCGACAACCGACACGACAACCGATACGACGACTGATTCGACAACCGATACGACGACTGATACGACGACTGATACGACAACCGAAACGGGCACGGACGGCATCGGGATTGGCGGTGGGTCCGGATACGAGAACATCGTGACCCGCGAGGACGCCGACTACGTGGTTCAGAGCGCAAACGGCATTCAGGACGCCCTCGCCTCCGCGTCGTCTGGCGATATCGTCTTCGTTTCCGGGGACGCCGTCATCGACACCGGTGGGCGGTCCATGGACGTGCCCAGCGGCGTCACGCTGGCGTCGAACCGCGGCCTCGATGGCGCTCCCGGGGCACTGCTGCGCACCGACGAGACGCCCCAGATCATGCTGCGCCCGCAGGCCAACTCACGCGTAACTGGGCTGCGGCTCCGCGGACACTCTCCCGACAGAACCGTGACCCACCGGGACGGGATCTCCTTCGATACGCCCACGTACGCGATGCGTCTGGAGGGCGGCGACGTCGAAGTCGACAACTGCAAGGTGTGGGGATGGCCGGACCGTGCCATCTCCGTGCAGGAGGCCGGCTCACACGTCCACCACAACTACATCTTCGACAACAACGGCCAGGGCCTCGGCTACGGTGTGGCCGCGAACGACGAGTGTCTCATCGAGTACAACTACTTCCACAACAACCGCCACTCGGTGACCTGTGCCTACAACGCACCGGGGTACACCGCCCGGTACAACCACTTCTCGCCGGTCTCGGTGATGCACATCTGTGACGTTCACGATCCCTTCCAGGGCGACACGACCATCGAGTCGAACGTCATCGAGAACGGCGAGTCCCGGACGTGGGACAACCCCGCAGCAGAGGGTGTGGCAGGCTACTCCGGCGGCTTCGACGGCGGGTCGCTGACAGTGATGGACAACTGGTTCTTCGATCAGTCCACCGCCTACTTCGAGGACTTCGGGGCCGTCAGCGACAGCGGGAACGTCTACGGCGACGAGGGTGCTCACGACCCCGCCGATGTCATCCCGAACCACCCCGGTCTGGGCGACCGGCCGTGGCTCTGA